In Cherax quadricarinatus isolate ZL_2023a chromosome 35, ASM3850222v1, whole genome shotgun sequence, the following are encoded in one genomic region:
- the LOC128695013 gene encoding uncharacterized protein isoform X1, which produces MKLLLVSLLVGCVMAASLPRHQRQVFGNRISLQSSQGYLPPRPEPCQPSTVYRTQTQYSTQVIPTTVYNTDVQYVTQTSVRTQQVYTTVYSEIVRTQVVSSVQYQTVTVTRTQDNVRTQVVTLPPQINYVTKTQQDVRTQVQYQTVYSTRIQQVPSTIIRNVVSTLVVPQQIVSTIYQTQYVTRTQQVPGQTRTVDSTQYSTIYSTVVVPAQDVVSTTQVIRTNIVTQTITQPGQTQVITSTQVVPVTTTIFSQVVLTSTQTQYVARTQVQQVVSTLVRTQQVPEYITRVVTVPQEVLSTRVSTQVVPTTIYTQTTIPSVVTLPGQTQYVTVTSTVISTNQLPGQIRTQYQTTTIYNTNYVTSTVFNQQYNTVTATSTYQPNCNTGYNYPTPSRSFNALG; this is translated from the coding sequence ATGAAGTTACTACTGGTGTCACTCTTGGTGGGGTGCGTGATGGCAGCGTCCCTGCCACGACACCAACGACAAGTCTTTGGCAACAGAATCTCTCTCCAGTCGTCCCAGGGGTACCTTCCACCACGACCAGAGCCCTGTCAACCGTCTACCGTCTACCGTACACAGACACAGTACTCCACCCAGGTCATCCCTACCACCGTCTACAACACTGACGTGCAGTACGTCACTCAGACGTCTGTCCGTACACAGCAGGTCTACACCACTGTCTACTCCGAGATCGTCCGCACACAAGTGGTTTCTTCCGTCCAGTACCAGACAGTGACCGTCACACGCACCCAGGACAACGTCCGCACACAGGTCGTAACTCTGCCTCCTCAGATCAACTACGTCACTAAGACGCAACAAGACGTGAGGACACAAGTTCAGTATCAGACTGTATACTCGACCCGCATCCAGCAAGTACCATCAACAATTATCAGGAACGTGGTGTCGACATTAGTAGTTCCTCAACAGATAGTCAGCACAATCTACCAGACCCAGTATGTGACCAGAACCCAGCAGGTCCCAGGACAGACCCGTACAGTGGACAGTACTCAGTACAGTACCATCTACTCCACCGTGGTGGTACCTGCTCAGGACGTGGTGAGTACAACTCAAGTTATCCGCACCAACATTGTCACTCAGACCATCACTCAGCCAGGTCAGACCCAGGTTATCACCTCCACCCAGGTGGTgcccgtcactaccaccatcttctcCCAGGTGGTGCTTACCAGCACCCAGACACAGTACGTGGCACGCACCCAGGTTCAACAGGTGGTGTCTACCTTGGTTCGTACACAGCAGGTACCAGAATACATTACCAGAGTCGTAACTGTGCCACAGGAAGTGCTCAGTACACGGGTATCAACACAGGTGGTGCCTACAACCATCTACACTCAAACAACGATTCCTTCCGTAGTGACCCTCCCTGGCCAGACCCAGTACGTAACCGTCACCAGCACCGTCATCAGTACCAACCAGCTGCCGGGGCAGATTCGCACACAATACCAGACCACAACCATCTACAACACCAACTACGTCACCTCCACAGTCTTCAACCAGCAGTACAACACCGTGACAGCCACTAGCACCTACCAGCCCAACTGCAACACCGGCTACAACTATCCTACACCCTCCCGAAGCTTCAATGCTCTAGGCTAG
- the LOC128695013 gene encoding uncharacterized protein isoform X2 yields MWRLTATLLVVTLASATPQGGYLPPPPAVVCETVTSVVYDTRVQTSVSVQTVNQANTQYVTTTLVRQQVVPTTVFQTRVQTQVQYQTSVIQRTTTLFNDRIVTQTIPSPPRQEVVYVTSIRVVPQVSYVTSTQGQTQVIPVEVVRTQVQTINQPVTIYQTQTQQQTQVVSVPGPDIVQTRVQTVFQTSIVRRQQPANTRYVTLTRVQQVVQTSVVRGRDDIRTSFVQRQQVIPYTSVNTRYETAYTTREQVVTRTNVVTQTLISTQVVPQEVVSTQVVPNIIYTTIYETRFQPFTQVQTVVQTQYVTPAPVYQTREETRTSVVQVPGPDRVVTQQVAKTQQQQQVVYQTINQPQQVTVTQTITATCGKTGYNYNPPASPFNFGK; encoded by the coding sequence ATGTGGCGCTTGACGGCGACGCTGCTGGTGGTGACCCTGGCCTCGGCTACTCCTCAGGGAGGTTATTTACCTCCTCCACCAGCTGTAGTCTGTGAAACGGTCACTTCTGTAGTTTATGACACTCGAGTCCAGACCTCCGTCAGTGTTCAGACCGTAAATCAGGCCAACACACAGTACGTCACCACCACCTTGGTCAGACAACAGGTCGTACCAACAACTGTCTTCCAGACTCGCGTCCAAACTCAGGTCCAGTACCAGACCAGTGTGATCCAGCGTACAACCACCCTTTTTAATGACAGAATTGTGACCCAAACTATCCCAAGCCCACCTCGTCAAGAAGTTGTTTACGTTACGTCAATTCGCGTTGTGCCACAGGTCAGTTACGTCACTAGCACACAGGGGCAAACACAGGTAATACCTGTGGAGGTGGTTCGCACTCAGGTGCAGACCATCAATCAGCCCGTGACCATCTACCAGACACAAACACAGCAGCAGACCCAAGTAGTGTCAGTCCCAGGCCCTGACATAGTACAGACCCGTGTTCAGACCGTCTTTCAAACCTCCATCGTGAGGCGTCAACAGCCAGCCAACACACGTTATGTGACGTTAACGCGTGTACAACAAGTAGTGCAGACCAGCGTCGTTCGTGGACGAGATGATATCAGGACCAGTTTTGTTCAACGTCAACAGGTCATCCCTTATACTTCCGTCAACACCCGTTATGAAACAGCTTACACAACTCGCGAGCAGGTGGTGACCAGGACCAATGTTGTCACTCAGACATTGATCAGCACGCAGGTAGTTCCTCAGGAGGTCGTAAGTACGCAGGTCGTACCCAACATCATCTACACCACCATCTACGAGACCAGATTTCAGCCCTTCACTCAGGTACAGACCGTGGTCCAGACCCAGTACGTCACTCCCGCTCCTGTGTACCAGACACGTGAAGAAACCAGAACCTCAGTGGTGCAAGTGCCTGGCCCGGACCGTGTGGTGACCCAACAGGTGGCTAAgacccagcaacaacaacaggtgGTCTATCAGACCATCAACCAGCCCCAGCAGGTCACcgtcacacagaccatcacagcCACCTGTGGCAAGACAGGATACAACTACAACCCTCCAGCATCTCCCTTTAACTTTGGCAAATAA